In Bdellovibrio svalbardensis, a single genomic region encodes these proteins:
- a CDS encoding arsenate reductase ArsC gives MKILFLCVANSARSQLAEGLAKDILGNSAEIESAGSQPSGQVQPYAIEVLKEIGIDISKNYSKFYGDLSPQFMADLDYVITLCAEEICPVLPSVKAQRIHWPIPDPAAAPENQKLEAFRSARNVIRAKLENFSQSPF, from the coding sequence ATGAAGATACTTTTTTTATGCGTGGCAAATTCAGCGCGAAGCCAACTGGCAGAAGGACTTGCTAAGGATATCCTTGGCAATAGTGCTGAAATTGAAAGCGCGGGCTCACAACCAAGCGGTCAGGTTCAGCCTTATGCAATTGAGGTATTAAAAGAAATTGGGATCGACATTTCTAAAAATTACTCTAAGTTTTACGGTGATTTATCTCCGCAATTTATGGCTGATTTAGATTATGTCATTACTCTCTGTGCGGAAGAGATCTGCCCTGTTCTGCCTTCTGTAAAGGCCCAGAGAATTCACTGGCCAATTCCAGACCCTGCTGCTGCTCCAGAAAATCAAAAACTCGAAGCCTTCAGATCAGCCCGCAACGTTATTCGTGCAAAGCTTGAGAATTTTTCTCAAAGTCCTTTTTAG
- a CDS encoding RluA family pseudouridine synthase, whose amino-acid sequence MKKVPKKYQPKGFEILHEDLDLIVGNKAPGILTVAAKWENENTVHNLLNQYVRKGNPRSNKCVYVVHRLDQATSGVLIFAKTEAVQNFLKDNWKTTVKTYYAIVHGRLEKKSGTITSYLSEDEDYVVHSSSDPDKGKLAITEYTVLKETDKFSLLKINLLTGKKNQIRVHLAGEGHPLVGDAKYGKGVTNFKDLRLHSAELEITHPHSKKRLSFKAPVPAYFKSLIDYNY is encoded by the coding sequence ATGAAAAAAGTCCCAAAAAAGTATCAGCCCAAAGGTTTTGAAATCCTTCACGAAGACTTAGATCTTATCGTGGGCAACAAAGCGCCAGGGATTCTGACGGTGGCTGCGAAGTGGGAAAATGAAAATACGGTTCACAATCTGCTCAATCAGTATGTTCGCAAAGGCAATCCCCGTTCAAATAAATGCGTCTATGTTGTTCATCGCTTGGATCAGGCCACATCAGGCGTGTTGATTTTTGCGAAAACAGAAGCGGTCCAGAACTTTCTGAAAGACAATTGGAAAACCACCGTCAAAACTTACTATGCGATTGTTCATGGCCGTCTTGAAAAGAAAAGCGGCACTATCACCAGCTACTTGAGTGAAGATGAAGACTATGTGGTTCACTCCAGCTCGGATCCGGATAAAGGCAAGTTGGCCATAACTGAATACACGGTACTTAAAGAAACCGATAAATTCAGTCTGCTCAAAATCAATCTTCTGACGGGTAAGAAAAATCAAATCCGCGTTCATTTGGCCGGGGAAGGCCATCCTTTGGTTGGCGATGCAAAGTATGGTAAAGGAGTTACTAACTTCAAAGACTTAAGGCTGCACTCTGCGGAACTTGAGATCACGCATCCTCACAGTAAGAAAAGATTGAGCTTCAAAGCTCCCGTCCCTGCTTACTTCAAAAGTTTGATTGATTACAATTACTAG
- a CDS encoding LOG family protein: MECPLRVIYFYIDKGIAMLNTAPDQDNQNQEERLFLEGRHTRGFELLRAFRIFLECIKGFRALHFVGPSITVFGSARFGKDHPYYTLAKNFGSEVARRGFTVITGGGPGLMEAANWGAREAQGQSIGCNIILPKEQKPNPYLDLWVEFKYFFVRKLMLAKYSYAFIVMPGGFGTLDEFFEVATLIQTGKMQGFPVILVGKDYWDGLLEFLKDPVFSAGNISASDLEFIKLCDDPREALDFITAAVVEKYGLKYVSRKKPWWFFGEQELGRSSHEKKR; the protein is encoded by the coding sequence ATGGAATGCCCCCTCCGGGTGATCTATTTTTATATAGATAAAGGAATCGCCATGCTAAACACAGCACCGGACCAAGATAATCAAAATCAGGAAGAAAGACTCTTCTTGGAGGGACGGCACACCCGCGGTTTCGAATTACTACGCGCCTTTCGTATTTTTTTAGAGTGCATCAAGGGATTTCGTGCGCTTCACTTTGTTGGACCCTCGATCACCGTGTTTGGCTCCGCCCGCTTTGGGAAAGATCATCCCTACTATACCCTTGCAAAGAACTTTGGATCTGAAGTCGCTCGCCGAGGATTCACGGTCATTACCGGAGGAGGACCTGGTTTGATGGAAGCCGCCAACTGGGGCGCCAGGGAAGCCCAAGGACAATCCATTGGTTGCAATATCATCCTCCCGAAAGAGCAAAAGCCCAATCCCTACCTTGATCTTTGGGTCGAGTTCAAATATTTTTTCGTGCGTAAACTGATGCTGGCGAAATACTCCTATGCGTTTATTGTTATGCCTGGGGGCTTTGGTACCCTCGATGAATTTTTCGAAGTTGCCACCTTGATCCAAACCGGAAAGATGCAGGGCTTTCCCGTCATTCTGGTTGGCAAAGACTACTGGGATGGTTTGTTGGAATTTCTAAAAGATCCCGTATTTTCCGCAGGAAATATTTCGGCCTCCGATCTCGAGTTTATTAAACTCTGTGATGATCCCAGGGAAGCCCTGGACTTCATTACGGCGGCGGTGGTTGAAAAGTACGGGCTCAAGTATGTCAGCAGAAAGAAGCCCTGGTGGTTCTTTGGCGAGCAGGAACTGGGTCGATCCAGCCACGAAAAGAAGCGATAA
- a CDS encoding response regulator transcription factor, with the protein MKKIVNCFIIDDHPLMRQALKAALLEHFPKIHIAGESGAADEALSKLRGLTIDLVVLDHKLQGKTGLELLPAIKQTHPQAEFLIITQVEEVTILRKYQELGAGAILSKLNANDELLAAMMALQAGTSYLSPSIQALIEQPLAESVLTSRELEVVKWVALGKTNKEVASLLDCSAETIKTHKANILRKLNISSSVEISVWAMKHGLI; encoded by the coding sequence ATGAAGAAGATCGTAAATTGTTTTATCATTGATGACCACCCCCTGATGAGGCAAGCCCTCAAGGCTGCCCTCCTTGAGCATTTTCCCAAGATCCACATCGCTGGTGAATCTGGCGCCGCTGACGAAGCTCTGTCAAAACTACGAGGTCTTACTATTGATCTCGTAGTTTTGGATCACAAGCTTCAAGGCAAAACCGGCCTTGAACTTCTTCCCGCTATCAAACAAACACATCCCCAGGCTGAATTCCTGATCATCACACAAGTTGAAGAAGTGACCATTTTGCGAAAATACCAGGAACTGGGAGCTGGGGCTATTTTATCAAAGCTTAACGCCAATGATGAACTGCTAGCTGCCATGATGGCTCTTCAAGCGGGCACATCTTATTTATCCCCAAGTATCCAAGCTCTTATTGAACAACCTCTGGCAGAATCTGTTCTGACTTCCAGAGAGCTTGAGGTCGTTAAATGGGTGGCCTTAGGAAAAACCAACAAAGAAGTTGCGAGTCTTCTTGATTGCTCAGCTGAAACTATAAAAACCCACAAGGCGAATATCTTGCGCAAACTAAACATTTCAAGCTCTGTTGAAATTTCCGTTTGGGCCATGAAGCATGGATTGATTTAG
- a CDS encoding sensor histidine kinase, translating into MSSLIIFASLILTFAICAGLSVYLWSARRSPLHRLVLFTQAAYALWAFLILMTSLATDYSHKVLLTEARQLFLPLLGPTWLLVGVGIFYRSFWDMLGKAKYLIYIFPCLVILGHLCSILDFPFAREWTFYDFSYSVSSLGLLKYKSGLLINLSFAYIYVCLATLYVLYLFTIFTKTGAKRKYATLLALAGLFSLALEVLGRVILNIPDMVQVGVAAIWPAAWTLHYAVTKMELLDIGALAYEKVFESLPSPVLIFDSSKNFWNGNKAAFEVFDLRTSMIGKPAETLPMWNGILNQKGLIEVKQKNYQIVRHDLPLKDREVSASIYILSDVTDLQERNETLQELNEQVIKMMKFSQKIHTILSHDMTGSLVGMRMLLNGMKKEFTKKNDAESAEAIERLVHSSQSSLDLLQDILTWSIEDERTLRASLQKCLSDSLVHLTPQVHAKNIKISQFLPDQVIYFNASSKMVESIFRNLLSNAIKFSSTNGLVRVEADLKDSKVAIHIIDEGVGMSEETIAKILAGHEHQDGVESGFGIGLRFTLGFVEQLGGRMIIESTLGKGAHFILELPIA; encoded by the coding sequence ATGTCCTCACTGATTATCTTTGCCTCATTGATTTTGACCTTTGCGATCTGTGCAGGTCTAAGTGTTTATTTGTGGTCCGCGCGAAGATCCCCTCTTCATAGACTTGTCTTATTCACCCAAGCCGCTTATGCGCTCTGGGCTTTCCTCATCTTAATGACTTCTCTGGCAACGGACTATTCGCACAAAGTTCTGCTCACCGAAGCCAGACAGCTGTTTCTTCCGCTCTTGGGCCCGACTTGGCTTTTGGTGGGAGTTGGAATTTTCTATCGCTCCTTTTGGGATATGCTCGGCAAAGCTAAGTATTTGATTTATATCTTCCCCTGCCTTGTCATTTTAGGACACCTTTGTTCGATTCTGGATTTCCCTTTTGCGAGGGAGTGGACTTTCTATGATTTTTCTTACTCAGTAAGCTCTCTGGGGCTACTAAAATATAAATCGGGTCTGCTGATAAATCTTAGCTTCGCCTATATCTACGTCTGTCTGGCCACTCTGTATGTTCTCTATCTTTTCACAATCTTCACCAAAACCGGTGCAAAAAGAAAATATGCAACTTTGCTGGCTTTGGCGGGTCTTTTCAGTTTAGCTTTAGAAGTTCTGGGGCGTGTTATTTTAAATATTCCTGATATGGTTCAGGTAGGAGTCGCCGCCATTTGGCCCGCCGCTTGGACTCTTCATTATGCAGTTACCAAGATGGAACTTTTGGATATCGGTGCCTTGGCATACGAAAAGGTGTTCGAAAGCCTGCCCAGCCCTGTTTTGATTTTTGATTCCAGTAAGAACTTCTGGAATGGCAATAAGGCCGCTTTTGAAGTTTTTGATTTGAGAACCAGTATGATCGGAAAGCCTGCTGAGACTTTGCCGATGTGGAACGGGATTCTCAATCAGAAGGGTCTCATCGAAGTTAAACAAAAAAACTATCAGATTGTACGCCATGATCTTCCACTGAAAGACCGTGAAGTTTCCGCCAGCATTTATATCCTTAGCGATGTGACGGATTTGCAAGAGCGCAATGAAACCCTTCAGGAACTGAATGAACAAGTTATTAAAATGATGAAATTCAGCCAGAAGATTCACACCATCTTGTCACATGATATGACGGGGTCTTTAGTCGGTATGCGCATGCTTCTGAATGGAATGAAGAAGGAATTTACCAAGAAGAATGATGCTGAGAGCGCTGAAGCCATCGAGCGCCTTGTACATTCCAGCCAGTCCTCACTGGATCTTCTGCAAGATATTCTCACTTGGAGTATTGAAGACGAAAGAACCCTGCGCGCAAGTTTACAAAAGTGTCTAAGTGATTCTCTGGTTCATTTAACTCCTCAGGTTCATGCTAAAAATATTAAAATTTCACAGTTTCTTCCGGATCAGGTGATTTATTTCAATGCCTCCAGCAAGATGGTTGAATCCATCTTCAGAAACCTGCTCTCGAATGCCATCAAGTTTAGCTCCACCAACGGTCTCGTCAGAGTCGAAGCGGATTTGAAAGATAGCAAAGTGGCGATTCATATTATTGATGAAGGTGTTGGAATGTCTGAAGAAACCATTGCCAAAATTCTGGCAGGTCATGAGCATCAAGACGGCGTTGAATCTGGATTTGGAATTGGCCTGAGATTCACACTTGGCTTTGTGGAACAACTCGGCGGACGTATGATCATTGAATCAACTCTTGGAAAAGGTGCTCATTTCATCCTAGAATTACCCATCGCATGA
- a CDS encoding peptide ABC transporter substrate-binding protein, with protein MKTIPSFTLTVALGFIPLFFCDRTFAGSKEELSIALNAEFDTINPIVNTMMAGSMVDDAVLRPITKLTPAGRPEAVLIKEIPTFKNKKLTQFKDKTGTHLRAEIEFLPAAQWGDGQPLTCRDLEAAWKIGSNDLVATPNREDYKNIQSISIDSKNPKKCTLVLEKTQYNFYLNFPRPIPVHLEMPVFEANKGKLHGYEHNSLYVTNIANPGLYNGPYRVSELKFGSHVVLVPNEKFYGEKPYFKKIVLRFILNSSAIEANLLSGNVQMASSSGMSFDQALVFEKKVKNQNLPYEVQFVPGVMYSHIDVNLDDPILKDKDVRQALAYAFNRKEMAQAFFENRQPPAYHFSTPFDEWYTDNPKDISVYAFNRAKAAELFDQAGWKLGEKGYRWKNGQKLSFIMAGVSDNKLNEMLSVYLQNQWKQVGVDLQLKTYPARVFFSEILRHRKFQLALLTWVNSPNVVDINSLSSSMIPSESNGWSGHNRAGWKNKEVDAWLIQAASEFDSAKRIALMRKVLRVYTDELPSLPAYYRSNNTILPKGLKGYEMSGHNFSEFLQIEKWHF; from the coding sequence ATGAAGACAATCCCCTCATTCACTCTGACTGTAGCTTTAGGATTCATCCCTTTGTTTTTCTGTGACAGAACTTTTGCCGGTTCTAAAGAGGAACTGAGCATTGCCTTGAATGCGGAATTCGATACGATCAATCCCATCGTGAACACGATGATGGCCGGGAGTATGGTCGATGATGCGGTTTTAAGACCCATCACGAAGTTGACTCCTGCCGGCCGTCCTGAGGCTGTCTTAATTAAGGAAATCCCTACTTTCAAAAATAAAAAACTCACGCAGTTTAAAGACAAGACCGGAACCCATTTACGCGCTGAAATTGAATTTCTGCCCGCGGCTCAATGGGGTGATGGTCAGCCTTTGACCTGCCGAGACTTGGAAGCGGCTTGGAAAATTGGCAGCAATGATTTGGTCGCCACCCCGAACCGAGAAGACTATAAAAACATTCAAAGCATCTCAATTGATTCCAAGAATCCAAAAAAATGCACCCTGGTTCTTGAGAAGACGCAGTATAATTTCTATCTCAACTTTCCTCGGCCAATCCCCGTTCATCTGGAAATGCCCGTCTTTGAAGCTAACAAGGGTAAATTGCATGGCTATGAGCACAACTCCCTGTATGTCACGAATATCGCCAATCCTGGATTGTACAATGGCCCCTACCGCGTGAGTGAACTGAAATTTGGCAGCCATGTTGTGCTAGTGCCGAATGAGAAATTTTATGGCGAGAAGCCCTATTTTAAGAAAATCGTTCTGCGCTTTATTCTCAACTCATCCGCCATCGAAGCAAATCTTCTGAGCGGCAATGTGCAAATGGCCTCCTCATCTGGAATGAGTTTCGATCAGGCTTTGGTTTTTGAGAAGAAAGTAAAGAATCAGAATTTACCATACGAAGTGCAGTTTGTTCCGGGAGTCATGTATTCGCATATTGATGTGAATTTAGACGATCCTATTTTAAAAGATAAAGATGTTCGCCAGGCTTTGGCTTATGCCTTCAACCGAAAGGAAATGGCTCAGGCCTTTTTCGAAAACCGTCAGCCACCGGCTTATCATTTTTCAACTCCTTTTGACGAATGGTACACCGATAATCCCAAGGACATCTCGGTCTATGCCTTCAACCGAGCGAAAGCCGCAGAACTCTTTGATCAAGCTGGCTGGAAGCTGGGGGAAAAGGGCTATCGCTGGAAGAATGGCCAAAAGCTGTCCTTCATCATGGCTGGCGTGAGCGACAACAAACTGAACGAAATGCTTTCTGTTTACCTGCAGAATCAGTGGAAGCAAGTGGGCGTGGATTTGCAGTTAAAAACTTATCCGGCTCGTGTCTTTTTCTCTGAGATTCTTCGCCATCGCAAATTTCAATTGGCATTGTTGACCTGGGTGAATTCTCCCAATGTCGTCGACATCAACTCACTCAGTTCTTCCATGATACCCTCGGAGTCGAATGGTTGGTCAGGCCATAATCGCGCGGGATGGAAGAATAAAGAGGTCGATGCCTGGCTGATTCAAGCGGCCAGTGAGTTCGATTCAGCAAAGCGAATAGCATTGATGCGTAAAGTTTTACGCGTCTACACTGACGAATTACCTTCTTTACCAGCTTACTATCGTTCTAATAACACTATTCTTCCGAAGGGCCTTAAAGGCTACGAGATGTCAGGACATAATTTCTCGGAATTCCTGCAAATAGAAAAATGGCACTTTTAA
- a CDS encoding fascin domain-containing protein: MKMIFAFSALFFTLGLSSISQACNGPITCAIKTFNGHYLTAVGGGGRTTDVIHTNATRVRSWEKFVLVDSCTGDPIISYGLKTYTGNYLTAVGGGGRITDVIHSDATQLLDWEKFKMISLGYGVYAIQTFTGNYVTAVSGGGRVSDTIHTDATQIGSWEKFRLECGL, translated from the coding sequence ATGAAAATGATTTTTGCTTTTTCTGCTCTCTTCTTCACTCTTGGCCTGTCATCCATTTCGCAGGCCTGCAACGGACCCATCACTTGTGCCATTAAGACTTTCAATGGCCATTATCTGACGGCCGTTGGCGGTGGAGGACGAACCACTGATGTGATTCACACCAATGCCACCCGCGTGCGATCTTGGGAAAAGTTTGTCCTGGTTGATTCCTGCACCGGAGACCCTATCATTAGCTATGGCCTTAAGACTTACACAGGCAACTACCTCACCGCAGTGGGCGGTGGAGGAAGGATTACCGACGTCATCCACTCTGATGCCACCCAATTGCTAGATTGGGAAAAGTTCAAAATGATCTCTCTTGGCTACGGTGTCTATGCCATCCAAACCTTCACAGGAAACTATGTCACTGCTGTGAGTGGTGGTGGAAGAGTTAGCGATACGATTCACACCGACGCCACACAAATCGGATCCTGGGAAAAATTCCGTCTCGAGTGTGGCCTCTAG
- a CDS encoding FAD:protein FMN transferase, which translates to MRKLYRRLRPLLGTFVEVGTYDDLAHFEEAVAAAFATIERVHKTLSFHDPESELSKLNASQGQWIKLSPLSIVALRLARSMSCASEELFNCTVGGALVSEGKLPRHFDSEFLTSGSYKDLELRGTSARLQRPVLITLDGIAKGYAVDLAVKAMKSLGVTSGYVNAGGDLRVFGELILPLHRREIDESLTTLGNFQEIAVATSTVSEQYNPQYPGKILGSNNVPAHIGAWTVTSGSAWRADALTKVASLASDDQRQDLITRLGGKLLTSKGLD; encoded by the coding sequence GTGAGAAAGCTCTATAGACGTCTGCGTCCCTTGCTTGGGACATTTGTAGAAGTCGGAACCTACGACGATCTCGCGCATTTCGAGGAAGCGGTCGCCGCGGCGTTTGCGACCATCGAAAGGGTTCATAAGACCCTCAGCTTCCATGATCCCGAGAGTGAGCTTTCAAAACTCAATGCCTCCCAAGGACAGTGGATCAAACTCAGCCCCTTAAGTATTGTGGCCCTGCGCTTAGCACGCTCTATGAGCTGTGCCAGCGAAGAGCTATTTAATTGCACCGTGGGCGGAGCCTTGGTTTCGGAGGGAAAACTTCCTCGTCATTTTGACTCAGAATTCCTGACTTCAGGGTCTTATAAAGATCTCGAACTTCGCGGGACCTCCGCTCGCCTCCAGAGACCTGTGCTTATTACCCTGGATGGTATCGCCAAGGGCTATGCGGTGGATTTGGCCGTGAAAGCCATGAAAAGCCTCGGTGTGACTTCAGGGTATGTCAATGCTGGCGGAGACCTTCGGGTCTTTGGAGAATTGATTCTGCCCCTCCACCGTCGCGAGATCGATGAAAGCCTTACAACCCTTGGCAACTTTCAAGAAATTGCAGTTGCCACCTCAACGGTTTCTGAGCAATACAACCCCCAGTATCCTGGTAAAATTTTAGGATCAAATAATGTCCCTGCCCATATTGGGGCGTGGACCGTTACTTCTGGCTCCGCATGGCGTGCGGATGCTTTGACGAAGGTTGCAAGCCTGGCTTCTGATGATCAACGACAAGATTTGATCACTCGGCTGGGCGGCAAGCTTCTGACTTCCAAAGGATTAGATTGA
- a CDS encoding FMN-binding protein: protein MNGVKQNLSLLIPFALVMPAYATDYLNESQAQKVLFPEADQFLKQSVTLTDDQVSKIKDLSGVRQRTKNPAIWRVQKKSKLLGWFYIDEVVGKHEFITYATAVDPDGKVLGVEIMSYRETHGGEIRQEAWRNKFKGKSLSDPLKLDKDIPNITGATLSCRNVLDGVKRILVLQQVLGSEKAL, encoded by the coding sequence ATGAACGGCGTTAAACAAAATCTATCTCTGTTGATTCCATTCGCCCTCGTGATGCCCGCCTATGCGACGGATTACCTCAACGAATCCCAAGCACAAAAAGTTCTTTTCCCTGAGGCCGATCAGTTTCTCAAGCAGTCCGTCACCCTGACGGACGATCAGGTTTCAAAAATCAAAGATCTCTCTGGAGTTCGCCAAAGAACAAAAAATCCGGCAATCTGGAGAGTTCAAAAAAAATCAAAACTTTTGGGCTGGTTCTATATCGATGAAGTCGTTGGAAAACACGAGTTCATCACTTACGCGACGGCCGTGGACCCTGACGGCAAAGTCCTCGGAGTTGAAATCATGAGCTACCGTGAAACTCACGGCGGCGAGATTCGCCAAGAGGCCTGGAGAAATAAATTTAAGGGCAAATCCCTCTCCGATCCTTTGAAACTTGATAAAGATATTCCTAATATCACGGGAGCAACCCTGTCTTGCCGTAACGTTCTAGATGGAGTTAAACGCATTCTAGTTCTTCAGCAGGTTCTTGGCAGTGAGAAAGCTCTATAG
- a CDS encoding DUF6662 family protein, which produces MSKFNAFKMFAAVMAVCLTTGLAQADENLFGYIRGAETLPQGSWDLYQVLTSRTDKGKGTYSALDSKTEIEYGATNSLSISGALMMQSIYSSGITVDAYIPKDINSGMSPSGLEFSAKYNFLSPAKDDVGFSTYFALLHSWRDKHSGQDKDSTSAELEFILQKYFLEGELIWVLNTGMESTYAQRYYIPDLDPGFEWPTHPEMEIALNAGMGLSYRFMPNWFVGAELSYETEYETEVGQERWSTFAGPNLHYATAGWWTTLTWFPQIQGAPAYDGQQDANLHLIEKTKQEVRFKVGINF; this is translated from the coding sequence ATGTCCAAATTCAATGCTTTTAAAATGTTTGCGGCGGTTATGGCCGTTTGTTTGACGACGGGCTTGGCCCAAGCCGATGAGAATCTTTTTGGCTATATTCGTGGTGCTGAAACTTTACCGCAAGGCAGTTGGGACCTCTATCAAGTTCTGACTTCACGTACGGACAAGGGAAAGGGAACTTACAGTGCCCTTGATTCAAAAACCGAAATTGAATATGGAGCGACCAACAGCTTGTCCATTTCAGGCGCACTTATGATGCAATCAATTTACAGCAGTGGCATCACAGTTGACGCTTATATTCCCAAGGATATCAATTCGGGCATGTCCCCTTCTGGTTTGGAGTTTTCTGCGAAGTATAACTTCTTAAGCCCGGCTAAAGATGACGTTGGGTTTTCAACATACTTTGCGCTTCTACATAGCTGGAGAGACAAACACTCTGGCCAAGACAAAGATTCTACGTCCGCAGAACTCGAGTTCATCTTGCAGAAATACTTCCTCGAAGGAGAGTTGATCTGGGTGTTGAATACAGGCATGGAGTCTACTTATGCCCAACGTTACTACATTCCAGATCTTGACCCTGGCTTCGAATGGCCGACACATCCAGAAATGGAAATTGCCCTTAACGCGGGTATGGGTTTAAGTTATCGTTTCATGCCAAATTGGTTTGTGGGCGCTGAGCTTTCTTATGAAACTGAGTACGAAACCGAAGTGGGTCAAGAGCGTTGGTCCACTTTCGCTGGTCCAAACTTGCACTATGCCACAGCGGGCTGGTGGACGACTTTGACATGGTTCCCACAAATTCAAGGGGCCCCAGCTTATGATGGTCAGCAAGATGCCAACCTTCATTTGATTGAAAAAACAAAACAAGAAGTGCGCTTCAAAGTTGGCATCAACTTCTAA